One genomic region from Tripterygium wilfordii isolate XIE 37 chromosome 20, ASM1340144v1, whole genome shotgun sequence encodes:
- the LOC119986851 gene encoding uncharacterized mitochondrial protein AtMg00810-like: MIDLFPDEPSPSESHTGDTQITLPAPELSSLSDGSTADTTSSPTLRRSTRKNAFLNGDLAEEVYMKPPPGYSHPPNTVCRLRRALYGLKQAPRAWFAKFSSTIQQRGFQSSSYDSAFFVRRTALGCVFLLIYVDDMIITGDDYSGITDLKEYLQQQFEMKDLGSLSYFLGLEVLSDTTGYYLSQAKYASNLLARAGLTDSKITSTPLEPNIKLKPSDGTPLSDITLYRQLVGSLVYLTVTRPDIAYAVHVVSQFMSAPRSSHYEAVIHILRYIKATLYYGLHFSAASSLELRAYSDSDWAGDPTDRRSTTGFCILLGDSLISWRSKKQTSVARSSTEAEYRALATTTQEIVWLRWLLGDMGVQSPSPTPLFCDNRSAIHIAHNDVYHERTKHI, encoded by the exons ATGATTGATCTATTTCCTGATGAACCATCTCCCTCTGAGTCTCATACAGGTGACACTCAAATTACTTTGCCTGCTCCTGAACTGTCTTCCTTGTCTGATGGATCTACTGCAGACACTACTAGTTCCCCTACTCTTCGACGCTCTACCCGG aagaatgccttcctcaatggtgatcttgctgaagaagtctatatgaaacctcctcctggctattcacatccccctaatacagtctgtcgccttcgtcgtgccttatatggcctcaaacaagctccacgcgcatggtttgccaagtttagctctactattcaacaacgtggttttcaatccagttcttatgactcagcattctttgttcgtcggacagccttaggctgtgtttttctactaatttatgtcgatgacatgattattacaggagatgattattctggtatcactgatcttaaggaatatcttcaacaacaatttgagatgaaggatcttggttctctaagttactttcttggccttgaagtACTCTCGGACACTACCGGGTACTATTTATCTCAGGCTAAGTATGCTTCTAATTTACTTGCTCGGGCAGGTCTCACAGATAGTAAGATTACTTCTACTCCACTGGAACCTAATATCAAGCTTAAACCTTCTGATGGTACTCCTCTCAGTGATATCACCCTCTATCGACAATTGGTTGGTAGTCTCGTATATCTTACTGTCACCCGCCCTGATATAGCCTATGCTGTACATGTTGTTAGTCAATTCATGTCAGCTCCTCGCTCTTCCCACTATGAAGCAGTCATTCATATATTGCGTTATatcaaagcaactctttattatggccttcatttttctgctgcttcctcacttgagttgcgcgcctactctgactccgattgggctggtgatcccactgatagacgatcaaccactggcttttgcatcttgttaggggattctctcatttcttggcgaagcaagaagcagacttcagttgctcgttcgagcacggaggctgaatatcgtgcacttgctactaccactcaagaaattgtttggcttcgttggcttcttggagatatgggagttcaatctcccagtcctacacctctattttgtgataatagaagtgcaatccacattgctcacaatgatgtttaccatgagcgtaccaaacacatt